From the genome of Streptomyces sp. V2I9:
GACGTCCTCGACCGACGCGCCCGCGTCGGCGAGCGCGGTCCGCAGGTTCTTCACCGCCTGCGCCGCCTGCCCGGCGTAGTCCCCGACGGCCACGGTCTCGCCGTGCTCGTCGAGCGGGCACGAACCGGCCAGGAAGATCAACCGGGCCTCGGCGGGCACCGTGGCCGCGTAGGCGTACTCGGCCACGTCGGAAAGGGTGCGGGAACGGATCAGCGAAACGGCGCTCTTACGGGTCATGGTGGGGTCGTCTCCTGGGTGCGGGGTCTGCTGCTGCGGGTGGGGGAGCGGGGTGATGTATGCCGTGCCCTGCACTGCGTGCCGCACTGTCCCCATCGCGGTCTCCGCAGCGTCGTGTTCACCGCGTCGTGTCCATAGCGGTGTGACCACCGAACCGCGTCGGCCTTGTTGCGGCGGGCTCGTCCACGGCGTCCGCGCGCCCTCACCCCTCCTCATCCTGTCAACGCGTTCCGGACGCCGCTCCTCCTTTTCCTGTGGCCCTGCGGCCCCGCGGTGCCGTGGGCGCCCGGAGCGAAAAACCGGGAGCCCGGTGCGGAGCCCGCCCTCTAGGATGGCCGGATGGCTTCGACAGGTGCGGTCAGGCAGGTACAGATCACCTTCGACTGCGCGTCACCGCAGCGCGTCGCGCGTTTCTGGTGCGAGGTATTGGGGTATGTCGTCCCGCCGCCGCCCGAGGGGTTCGCCACCTGGGAGGCGTACGAGCTGACCCGGCCGCCCGAGGAGCGGGACGCGGCCTTCGTCTGCCAGGACCCGAACGGGGTCGGGCCCCGGATGTACTTCCAGCGCGTACCCGAGGGCAAGGTCGTCAAGAACCGGGTCCACCTCTGCGTCCGGGTCGGTACCGGCCTCGTCGGCGCGGAGCGCCTCGCCGCGCTGGAGGCGGAGCGGGACCGGCTGATCCCGCTCGGCGCCGCATGCGAGCGTGTGTTGCTCGCCGACGAGGAGAACGAGTCCTGCATCGTGATGCGGGACGTCGAGGGCAACGAGTTCTGCCTCGACTGATACGGCCGGCATCGCGGAACTGCGGTGCTCCGGAAACCGCGGTTCTCCGGAAACGCGGTGCTCCGGGGCCGCCACCTCGACCGGCCAGCCGGAACGTCCCCCCCGGCCGCCTCCGGGGGGACGGCCGGGGCGCGTCCGGGCCCCGTAGCCCGCCCCGCCGTGCGCGTACCGTGCTTGTCCATGACCGATCCCCCTTCCACGTCCGAGATCACGGCCACCCTCGTGCGCGACCTGCTCCGGGAGCAGCATCCGGAGTTCGCGGGGCTGTCGGTCCGCGAGGTTCCGGGCGGCTGGGACAACCAGCAGTGGCGGCTCGGGGACAAGTTGGCCGTACGGATCCCGCGCTCGGAACGTGCCCCGGAGTTGCAGCGCAAGGAGTGCCGGTGGCTGCCCGTGCTGGCCCCCCGGCTGCCGCTTCCCGTCCCGCTCC
Proteins encoded in this window:
- a CDS encoding RidA family protein, translated to MTRKSAVSLIRSRTLSDVAEYAYAATVPAEARLIFLAGSCPLDEHGETVAVGDYAGQAAQAVKNLRTALADAGASVEDVISTRVLVASTRQEDLVTAWRVVRDSFGEHDVPSTLMGVTVLGYSDQLVEIEAVAAVLDGP
- a CDS encoding VOC family protein, which codes for MASTGAVRQVQITFDCASPQRVARFWCEVLGYVVPPPPEGFATWEAYELTRPPEERDAAFVCQDPNGVGPRMYFQRVPEGKVVKNRVHLCVRVGTGLVGAERLAALEAERDRLIPLGAACERVLLADEENESCIVMRDVEGNEFCLD